ATCTGAAATCAGGCGGAAAATGCCTGATTATTGTTTTTTAACACTAAGGGAATCTAAATGCAAAAAGATAAAGGCAAGAAGCCCTACCCCGTAATTCGGGCAATTGAATGCAAGGCCTGCGGGAGATGCATACTCGACTGTCCGGTAAACGTGCTTGAAATGGGCAAAGAGCTCAATGACAGAGGCTACCACTTCGT
This window of the Sedimentisphaera salicampi genome carries:
- a CDS encoding 4Fe-4S dicluster domain-containing protein is translated as MQKDKGKKPYPVIRAIECKACGRCILDCPVNVLEMGKELNDRGYHFVKYKGDGCIGCCNCFYTCPEPSAIEVHLPDKNDNNKGSGEES